Proteins from a genomic interval of Drosophila gunungcola strain Sukarami chromosome X unlocalized genomic scaffold, Dgunungcola_SK_2 000023F, whole genome shotgun sequence:
- the LOC128260380 gene encoding uncharacterized protein LOC128260380 isoform X2: protein MAKRGIWDSQWLLLVVGGLLIMGLAVVDSLECYACDSAEDAECATRPGQQLEVEECSLAGDECVTSISAGLTRRGCLARLYPNGYCAAPCDRCNTSLCNRHVYPTDRLRCYQCSGSECIDVTSRPQYLLPCPVYREDDRCYTNVVHLSNTQRGCEYTNLPTTCPHVCLKCNYNGCNAEKTVTETRCLQCVHNRLAPNPDCLRDQEPEDRVPEDQPKCSLSNTTVSHCANKVMYGHRENCYSYRNTQTEVFQRGCSTTMGFFPTGELSECHGEFCNANCQDIACAVCNSTANPGCRAGRNLPTEKCAAGTTACYSCEQG from the coding sequence ATGGCCAAGAGGGGAATATGGGATTCCCAGTGGCTCCTACTTGTGGTGGGTGGACTGCTCATCATGGGATTAGCTGTTGTTGACTCCCTGGAATGCTATGCCTGCGATTCCGCCGAGGATGCGGAATGTGCCACCCGACCGGGTCAACAGCTGGAAGTGGAGGAGTGTTCGCTGGCCGGCGACGAATGTGTCACCTCCATTTCGGCGGGACTGACGCGACGCGGCTGCCTGGCCCGCCTGTATCCCAACGGCTATTGTGCCGCTCCGTGTGACAGGTGCAACACGAGTCTATGCAATCGGCACGTCTATCCCACGGATCGCCTGCGATGCTATCAATGCAGCGGATCGGAGTGCATCGATGTGACCAGCAGGCCACAGTATCTGCTGCCGTGTCCGGTTTATCGGGAGGATGACAGGTGCTACACGAACGTAGTCCACTTATCCAATACCCAGCGTGGCTGTGAGTACACCAATCTACCCACAACCTGTCCGCATGTTTGCTTAAAGTGCAACTACAATGGTTGCAATGCGGAGAAGACCGTCACGGAAACGCGTTGCCTCCAGTGCGTTCACAATCGATTGGCCCCAAATCCCGATTGCCTGAGGGATCAGGAGCCCGAGGATCGGGTACCGGAGGACCAGCCGAAGTGCTCGCTGAGCAACACAACCGTCTCGCATTGCGCCAACAAAGTGATGTACGGACATCGGGAGAATTGCTACAGCTATCGCAATACCCAAACGGAGGTATTTCAAAGGGGTTGCTCCACAACGATGGGATTCTTTCCCACCGGCGAGCTAAGCGAATGCCACGGTGAATTCTGCAATGCCAACTGCCAGGACATAGCCTGTGCTGTCTGCAATTCC